A DNA window from Doryrhamphus excisus isolate RoL2022-K1 chromosome 2, RoL_Dexc_1.0, whole genome shotgun sequence contains the following coding sequences:
- the add1 gene encoding alpha-adducin isoform X2 codes for MNGDSGAGVVTAHPLASAPHKERYFDRVDESSPEYQRERNMAPDLRQDFNMMEQKKRVSVILQSPAFCDELETMIQDQLKKGKTPTSLLALQQIADFMTTSMPSMYPAAPQGGMAALNMSLGMVTPVNDLRGSDSISYDKGEKLLRCKLAACYRLTDLFGWSQLIYNHLTVRVNSDQDRFLIVPFGLLYSEVTASSLVKIDLRGEVVDRGSTNLGINQAGFNLHSAIYASRPDIKCIIHIHTSAGAAVSAMKCGLLPISPEALSLGEVTYHDYQGILVDDEEIALIQKNLGPKSKVLILRNHGLVTMGETIEEAYYYTHNLVNACEIQVRTLASAGGPDNLVMLDPGKYKSRPRVPEPAGEGSSAQPKWQVGEQEFEALMRMLDNLGYRTGYPYRCPALRDKGKKYSDVENAHSGYTYGEDSDSGARSPLKHSFQRGQHDKTRWLNAGSRPDEPYEDGPDGGSPKSKPKVWTNITHDHVKPLLQSLSSGVCVPSCITNCLWTKEDGMRQAAVANQFIPLNTNPKEVLEMRNKIREQNLQDIKTAGPQSQVLCVGSVGDRSFHQGELVTASKAIIEKEYQPKVIVSKQGPNPFNKLTDQELDEYRREVEQKQKGTEDQEQPEEEEEEEVKAKDPKAASTPPSTPVRAEEETLPEPTFKDESDAATLRQTLPDLTPDDPSDAPALPAEDFAPSPAPTTTEPAPAAEAAVDGEEPGDAGEQEGEESPSKSPSKKKKKFRTPSFLKKNKKKSES; via the exons ATGAACGGCGACTCAGGTGCCGGCGTGGTGACGGCCCACCCTCTCGCCAGCGCCCCTCATAAGGAGCGCTACTTCGACCGGGTGGACGAGAGCAGCCCAGAGTACCAACGCGAGAGGAACATGGCGCCCGACCTGCGGCAGGACTTCAACATGATGGAGCAGAAGAAGCGGGTGTCTGTGATCCTGCAGAGCCCG GCGTTCTGCGATGAGCTGGAGACTATGATCCAGGATCAGCTGAAGAAGGGCAAGACGCCCACCAGCCTCTTGGCTCTGCAGCAGATCGCTGACTTTATGACGACCAGCATGCCTTCCATGTATCCCGCTGCACCACAGGGGGGCATGGCGGCACTCAACATGA GTTTGGGAATGGTGACTCCGGTGAATGATTTGCGTGGTTCGGACTCCATCTCATATGACAAAGGCGAGAAGCTGCTTCGTTGCAAACTGGCGGCGTGCTATCGGCTCACCGACTTGTTTGGCTGGTCGCAGCTCATCTACAATCATCTGACA GTTAGGGTGAACTCCGACCAGGACCGCTTCCTCATCGTCCCTTTTGGGCTCCTGTACAGTGAAGTCACTGCGTCCAGCCTT GTGAAGATAGACCTTCGAGGTGAGGTTGTGGACCGGGGAAGCACCAACCTCGGCATCAACCAGGCCGGCTTCAACCTCCACTCTGCCATCTACGCGTCCCGGCCTGACATCAAGTGCATTATCCATATACACACGTCTGCAGGGGCGGCC GTGTCGGCCATGAAATGCGGCCTGTTGCCCATCTCCCCAGAGGCTTTGTCCCTTGGAGAAGTGACCTACCATGACTACCAAGGCATACTGGTGGATGACGAAGAAATCGCACTCATCCAGAAGAACCTGGGCCCAAAAAGCAAG GTGCTCATCTTGAGGAACCATGGGTTGGTGACTATGGGTGAAACAATCGAGGAAGCTTACTATTACACCCACAACCTGGTCAACGCCTGTGAGATTCAG GTGCGAACACTGGCCAGCGCTGGAGGACCTGATAATTTGGTCATGCTCGACCCGGGAAAGTACAAGTCCCGTCCTCGTGTTCCCGAGCCTGCCGGCGAAGGCTCCTCCGCACAACCCAAGTGGCAAGTCGGGGAGCAAGAGTTTGAGGCTCTCATGAGAATGCTGGACAACCTG GGCTACAGGACCGGCTACCCTTACCGCTGTCCGGCACTGCGGGACAAAGGTAAAAAGTACAGTGACGTGGAGAACGCTCACTCTGGTTATACTTACGGGGAGGACAGTGACTCGGGCGCGCGCTCCCCGCTGAAACACAGCTTCCAGCGCGGCCAGCATGACAAGACCCGCTGGCTCAATGCCGGCTCTCGGCCCGACGAGCCCTACGAGGACGGGCCTGACGGTGGCAGCCCCAAGTCCAAGCCTAAGGTGTGGACGAACATAACACACGATCACGTGAAACCCTTGCTGCAGTCTCTCTCGTCCGGTGTCTGCGTGCCAAGCTGTATAACCAACTGCTTG TGGACTAAAGAAGACGGAATGCGACAAGCTGCTGTCGCCAATCAGTTCATCCCGTTGAACACCAATCCCAAAGAAGTCCTGGAGATGAGGAATAAG aTCCGTGAGCAGAATCTGCAGGACATTAAGACTGCAGGACCTCAGTCTCAGGTTCTGTGTGTTGGATCGGTGGGGGATCGCAGCTTTCACCAG GGGGAGCTAGTGACCGCATCCAAGGCCATCATTGAAAAGGAGTACCAACCCAAGGTGATTGTCAGCAAGCAGGGCCCCAACCCCTTCAACAAGCTCACTGACCAGGAGCTGGATGAGTATCGCAGGGAAGTGGAGCAGAAACAGAAAGGCACCGAAG ATCAAGAGCaaccagaggaggaggaggaggaggaggtgaaggcTAAAGACCCAAAGGCCGCCTCTACACCCCCCAGCACCCCAGTTCGAGCAGAGGAAG AGACCTTACCAGAGCCCACCTTTAAGGACGAGAGCGACGCCGCCACCCTGAGACAGACTCTGCCGGATTTGACCCCAGACGACCCTTCTGACGCTCCAGCACTTCCCGCTGAAGACTTCGCCCCCTCCCCAGCCCCCACAACCACTGAGCCCGCCCCTGCTGCAGAAGCCGCCGTTGATGGCGAGGAACCCGGCGACGCCGGCGagcaggagggggaggagtcTCCCAGCAAATCGCCttccaaaaagaagaagaagttccGTACACCTTCTTTcctgaagaagaacaagaagaaatcAGAGTCGTGA
- the add1 gene encoding alpha-adducin isoform X9, translating to MNGDSGAGVVTAHPLASAPHKERYFDRVDESSPEYQRERNMAPDLRQDFNMMEQKKRVSVILQSPAFCDELETMIQDQLKKGKTPTSLLALQQIADFMTTSMPSMYPAAPQGGMAALNMSLGMVTPVNDLRGSDSISYDKGEKLLRCKLAACYRLTDLFGWSQLIYNHLTVRVNSDQDRFLIVPFGLLYSEVTASSLVKIDLRGEVVDRGSTNLGINQAGFNLHSAIYASRPDIKCIIHIHTSAGAAVSAMKCGLLPISPEALSLGEVTYHDYQGILVDDEEIALIQKNLGPKSKVLILRNHGLVTMGETIEEAYYYTHNLVNACEIQVRTLASAGGPDNLVMLDPGKYKSRPRVPEPAGEGSSAQPKWQVGEQEFEALMRMLDNLGYRTGYPYRCPALRDKGKKYSDVENAHSGYTYGEDSDSGARSPLKHSFQRGQHDKTRWLNAGSRPDEPYEDGPDGGSPKSKPKVWTNITHDHVKPLLQSLSSGVCVPSCITNCLWTKEDGMRQAAVANQFIPLNTNPKEVLEMRNKIREQNLQDIKTAGPQSQVLCVGSVGDRSFHQGELVTASKAIIEKEYQPKVIVSKQGPNPFNKLTDQELDEYRREVEQKQKGTEASDPTPLPTATDGGPEQGPSTLDLADEVFCDSPHKEFHCAVLRALSKEPVGAGHAPDQEQPEEEEEEEVKAKDPKAASTPPSTPVRAEEGDGNAKEYLLP from the exons ATGAACGGCGACTCAGGTGCCGGCGTGGTGACGGCCCACCCTCTCGCCAGCGCCCCTCATAAGGAGCGCTACTTCGACCGGGTGGACGAGAGCAGCCCAGAGTACCAACGCGAGAGGAACATGGCGCCCGACCTGCGGCAGGACTTCAACATGATGGAGCAGAAGAAGCGGGTGTCTGTGATCCTGCAGAGCCCG GCGTTCTGCGATGAGCTGGAGACTATGATCCAGGATCAGCTGAAGAAGGGCAAGACGCCCACCAGCCTCTTGGCTCTGCAGCAGATCGCTGACTTTATGACGACCAGCATGCCTTCCATGTATCCCGCTGCACCACAGGGGGGCATGGCGGCACTCAACATGA GTTTGGGAATGGTGACTCCGGTGAATGATTTGCGTGGTTCGGACTCCATCTCATATGACAAAGGCGAGAAGCTGCTTCGTTGCAAACTGGCGGCGTGCTATCGGCTCACCGACTTGTTTGGCTGGTCGCAGCTCATCTACAATCATCTGACA GTTAGGGTGAACTCCGACCAGGACCGCTTCCTCATCGTCCCTTTTGGGCTCCTGTACAGTGAAGTCACTGCGTCCAGCCTT GTGAAGATAGACCTTCGAGGTGAGGTTGTGGACCGGGGAAGCACCAACCTCGGCATCAACCAGGCCGGCTTCAACCTCCACTCTGCCATCTACGCGTCCCGGCCTGACATCAAGTGCATTATCCATATACACACGTCTGCAGGGGCGGCC GTGTCGGCCATGAAATGCGGCCTGTTGCCCATCTCCCCAGAGGCTTTGTCCCTTGGAGAAGTGACCTACCATGACTACCAAGGCATACTGGTGGATGACGAAGAAATCGCACTCATCCAGAAGAACCTGGGCCCAAAAAGCAAG GTGCTCATCTTGAGGAACCATGGGTTGGTGACTATGGGTGAAACAATCGAGGAAGCTTACTATTACACCCACAACCTGGTCAACGCCTGTGAGATTCAG GTGCGAACACTGGCCAGCGCTGGAGGACCTGATAATTTGGTCATGCTCGACCCGGGAAAGTACAAGTCCCGTCCTCGTGTTCCCGAGCCTGCCGGCGAAGGCTCCTCCGCACAACCCAAGTGGCAAGTCGGGGAGCAAGAGTTTGAGGCTCTCATGAGAATGCTGGACAACCTG GGCTACAGGACCGGCTACCCTTACCGCTGTCCGGCACTGCGGGACAAAGGTAAAAAGTACAGTGACGTGGAGAACGCTCACTCTGGTTATACTTACGGGGAGGACAGTGACTCGGGCGCGCGCTCCCCGCTGAAACACAGCTTCCAGCGCGGCCAGCATGACAAGACCCGCTGGCTCAATGCCGGCTCTCGGCCCGACGAGCCCTACGAGGACGGGCCTGACGGTGGCAGCCCCAAGTCCAAGCCTAAGGTGTGGACGAACATAACACACGATCACGTGAAACCCTTGCTGCAGTCTCTCTCGTCCGGTGTCTGCGTGCCAAGCTGTATAACCAACTGCTTG TGGACTAAAGAAGACGGAATGCGACAAGCTGCTGTCGCCAATCAGTTCATCCCGTTGAACACCAATCCCAAAGAAGTCCTGGAGATGAGGAATAAG aTCCGTGAGCAGAATCTGCAGGACATTAAGACTGCAGGACCTCAGTCTCAGGTTCTGTGTGTTGGATCGGTGGGGGATCGCAGCTTTCACCAG GGGGAGCTAGTGACCGCATCCAAGGCCATCATTGAAAAGGAGTACCAACCCAAGGTGATTGTCAGCAAGCAGGGCCCCAACCCCTTCAACAAGCTCACTGACCAGGAGCTGGATGAGTATCGCAGGGAAGTGGAGCAGAAACAGAAAGGCACCGAAG CCTCAGATCCCACTCCTCTGCCCACTGCAACCGACGGAGGCCCTGAGCAGGGCCCCTCGACCCTGGACCTTGCAGATGAGGTCTTCTGTGACTCCCCCCACAAGGAGTTCCACTGTGCCGTGCTGCGAGCCCTCAGCAAGGAGCCAGTAGGGGCAGGTCATGCTCCAG ATCAAGAGCaaccagaggaggaggaggaggaggaggtgaaggcTAAAGACCCAAAGGCCGCCTCTACACCCCCCAGCACCCCAGTTCGAGCAGAGGAAG GAGATGGAAATGCTAAAGAGTACctgttaccatag
- the add1 gene encoding alpha-adducin isoform X7: protein MNGDSGAGVVTAHPLASAPHKERYFDRVDESSPEYQRERNMAPDLRQDFNMMEQKKRVSVILQSPAFCDELETMIQDQLKKGKTPTSLLALQQIADFMTTSMPSMYPAAPQGGMAALNMSLGMVTPVNDLRGSDSISYDKGEKLLRCKLAACYRLTDLFGWSQLIYNHLTVRVNSDQDRFLIVPFGLLYSEVTASSLVKIDLRGEVVDRGSTNLGINQAGFNLHSAIYASRPDIKCIIHIHTSAGAAVSAMKCGLLPISPEALSLGEVTYHDYQGILVDDEEIALIQKNLGPKSKVLILRNHGLVTMGETIEEAYYYTHNLVNACEIQVRTLASAGGPDNLVMLDPGKYKSRPRVPEPAGEGSSAQPKWQVGEQEFEALMRMLDNLGYRTGYPYRCPALRDKGKKYSDVENAHSGYTYGEDSDSGARSPLKHSFQRGQHDKTRWLNAGSRPDEPYEDGPDGGSPKSKPKVWTNITHDHVKPLLQSLSSGVCVPSCITNCLWTKEDGMRQAAVANQFIPLNTNPKEVLEMRNKIREQNLQDIKTAGPQSQVLCVGSVGDRSFHQDVPLSDCTDAIDGLDAPEGSYSPARSIRKGELVTASKAIIEKEYQPKVIVSKQGPNPFNKLTDQELDEYRREVEQKQKGTEDQEQPEEEEEEEVKAKDPKAASTPPSTPVRAEEGDGNAKEYLLP, encoded by the exons ATGAACGGCGACTCAGGTGCCGGCGTGGTGACGGCCCACCCTCTCGCCAGCGCCCCTCATAAGGAGCGCTACTTCGACCGGGTGGACGAGAGCAGCCCAGAGTACCAACGCGAGAGGAACATGGCGCCCGACCTGCGGCAGGACTTCAACATGATGGAGCAGAAGAAGCGGGTGTCTGTGATCCTGCAGAGCCCG GCGTTCTGCGATGAGCTGGAGACTATGATCCAGGATCAGCTGAAGAAGGGCAAGACGCCCACCAGCCTCTTGGCTCTGCAGCAGATCGCTGACTTTATGACGACCAGCATGCCTTCCATGTATCCCGCTGCACCACAGGGGGGCATGGCGGCACTCAACATGA GTTTGGGAATGGTGACTCCGGTGAATGATTTGCGTGGTTCGGACTCCATCTCATATGACAAAGGCGAGAAGCTGCTTCGTTGCAAACTGGCGGCGTGCTATCGGCTCACCGACTTGTTTGGCTGGTCGCAGCTCATCTACAATCATCTGACA GTTAGGGTGAACTCCGACCAGGACCGCTTCCTCATCGTCCCTTTTGGGCTCCTGTACAGTGAAGTCACTGCGTCCAGCCTT GTGAAGATAGACCTTCGAGGTGAGGTTGTGGACCGGGGAAGCACCAACCTCGGCATCAACCAGGCCGGCTTCAACCTCCACTCTGCCATCTACGCGTCCCGGCCTGACATCAAGTGCATTATCCATATACACACGTCTGCAGGGGCGGCC GTGTCGGCCATGAAATGCGGCCTGTTGCCCATCTCCCCAGAGGCTTTGTCCCTTGGAGAAGTGACCTACCATGACTACCAAGGCATACTGGTGGATGACGAAGAAATCGCACTCATCCAGAAGAACCTGGGCCCAAAAAGCAAG GTGCTCATCTTGAGGAACCATGGGTTGGTGACTATGGGTGAAACAATCGAGGAAGCTTACTATTACACCCACAACCTGGTCAACGCCTGTGAGATTCAG GTGCGAACACTGGCCAGCGCTGGAGGACCTGATAATTTGGTCATGCTCGACCCGGGAAAGTACAAGTCCCGTCCTCGTGTTCCCGAGCCTGCCGGCGAAGGCTCCTCCGCACAACCCAAGTGGCAAGTCGGGGAGCAAGAGTTTGAGGCTCTCATGAGAATGCTGGACAACCTG GGCTACAGGACCGGCTACCCTTACCGCTGTCCGGCACTGCGGGACAAAGGTAAAAAGTACAGTGACGTGGAGAACGCTCACTCTGGTTATACTTACGGGGAGGACAGTGACTCGGGCGCGCGCTCCCCGCTGAAACACAGCTTCCAGCGCGGCCAGCATGACAAGACCCGCTGGCTCAATGCCGGCTCTCGGCCCGACGAGCCCTACGAGGACGGGCCTGACGGTGGCAGCCCCAAGTCCAAGCCTAAGGTGTGGACGAACATAACACACGATCACGTGAAACCCTTGCTGCAGTCTCTCTCGTCCGGTGTCTGCGTGCCAAGCTGTATAACCAACTGCTTG TGGACTAAAGAAGACGGAATGCGACAAGCTGCTGTCGCCAATCAGTTCATCCCGTTGAACACCAATCCCAAAGAAGTCCTGGAGATGAGGAATAAG aTCCGTGAGCAGAATCTGCAGGACATTAAGACTGCAGGACCTCAGTCTCAGGTTCTGTGTGTTGGATCGGTGGGGGATCGCAGCTTTCACCAG GACGTCCCTCTGTCTGACTGTACAGACGCTATTGACGGCCTTGATGCCCCAGAGGGGTCCTATAGTCCTGCTAGATCAATTAGAAAG GGGGAGCTAGTGACCGCATCCAAGGCCATCATTGAAAAGGAGTACCAACCCAAGGTGATTGTCAGCAAGCAGGGCCCCAACCCCTTCAACAAGCTCACTGACCAGGAGCTGGATGAGTATCGCAGGGAAGTGGAGCAGAAACAGAAAGGCACCGAAG ATCAAGAGCaaccagaggaggaggaggaggaggaggtgaaggcTAAAGACCCAAAGGCCGCCTCTACACCCCCCAGCACCCCAGTTCGAGCAGAGGAAG GAGATGGAAATGCTAAAGAGTACctgttaccatag
- the add1 gene encoding alpha-adducin isoform X1 → MNGDSGAGVVTAHPLASAPHKERYFDRVDESSPEYQRERNMAPDLRQDFNMMEQKKRVSVILQSPAFCDELETMIQDQLKKGKTPTSLLALQQIADFMTTSMPSMYPAAPQGGMAALNMSLGMVTPVNDLRGSDSISYDKGEKLLRCKLAACYRLTDLFGWSQLIYNHLTVRVNSDQDRFLIVPFGLLYSEVTASSLVKIDLRGEVVDRGSTNLGINQAGFNLHSAIYASRPDIKCIIHIHTSAGAAVSAMKCGLLPISPEALSLGEVTYHDYQGILVDDEEIALIQKNLGPKSKVLILRNHGLVTMGETIEEAYYYTHNLVNACEIQVRTLASAGGPDNLVMLDPGKYKSRPRVPEPAGEGSSAQPKWQVGEQEFEALMRMLDNLGYRTGYPYRCPALRDKGKKYSDVENAHSGYTYGEDSDSGARSPLKHSFQRGQHDKTRWLNAGSRPDEPYEDGPDGGSPKSKPKVWTNITHDHVKPLLQSLSSGVCVPSCITNCLWTKEDGMRQAAVANQFIPLNTNPKEVLEMRNKIREQNLQDIKTAGPQSQVLCVGSVGDRSFHQDVPLSDCTDAIDGLDAPEGSYSPARSIRKGELVTASKAIIEKEYQPKVIVSKQGPNPFNKLTDQELDEYRREVEQKQKGTEASDPTPLPTATDGGPEQGPSTLDLADEVFCDSPHKEFHCAVLRALSKEPVGAGHAPDQEQPEEEEEEEVKAKDPKAASTPPSTPVRAEEETLPEPTFKDESDAATLRQTLPDLTPDDPSDAPALPAEDFAPSPAPTTTEPAPAAEAAVDGEEPGDAGEQEGEESPSKSPSKKKKKFRTPSFLKKNKKKSES, encoded by the exons ATGAACGGCGACTCAGGTGCCGGCGTGGTGACGGCCCACCCTCTCGCCAGCGCCCCTCATAAGGAGCGCTACTTCGACCGGGTGGACGAGAGCAGCCCAGAGTACCAACGCGAGAGGAACATGGCGCCCGACCTGCGGCAGGACTTCAACATGATGGAGCAGAAGAAGCGGGTGTCTGTGATCCTGCAGAGCCCG GCGTTCTGCGATGAGCTGGAGACTATGATCCAGGATCAGCTGAAGAAGGGCAAGACGCCCACCAGCCTCTTGGCTCTGCAGCAGATCGCTGACTTTATGACGACCAGCATGCCTTCCATGTATCCCGCTGCACCACAGGGGGGCATGGCGGCACTCAACATGA GTTTGGGAATGGTGACTCCGGTGAATGATTTGCGTGGTTCGGACTCCATCTCATATGACAAAGGCGAGAAGCTGCTTCGTTGCAAACTGGCGGCGTGCTATCGGCTCACCGACTTGTTTGGCTGGTCGCAGCTCATCTACAATCATCTGACA GTTAGGGTGAACTCCGACCAGGACCGCTTCCTCATCGTCCCTTTTGGGCTCCTGTACAGTGAAGTCACTGCGTCCAGCCTT GTGAAGATAGACCTTCGAGGTGAGGTTGTGGACCGGGGAAGCACCAACCTCGGCATCAACCAGGCCGGCTTCAACCTCCACTCTGCCATCTACGCGTCCCGGCCTGACATCAAGTGCATTATCCATATACACACGTCTGCAGGGGCGGCC GTGTCGGCCATGAAATGCGGCCTGTTGCCCATCTCCCCAGAGGCTTTGTCCCTTGGAGAAGTGACCTACCATGACTACCAAGGCATACTGGTGGATGACGAAGAAATCGCACTCATCCAGAAGAACCTGGGCCCAAAAAGCAAG GTGCTCATCTTGAGGAACCATGGGTTGGTGACTATGGGTGAAACAATCGAGGAAGCTTACTATTACACCCACAACCTGGTCAACGCCTGTGAGATTCAG GTGCGAACACTGGCCAGCGCTGGAGGACCTGATAATTTGGTCATGCTCGACCCGGGAAAGTACAAGTCCCGTCCTCGTGTTCCCGAGCCTGCCGGCGAAGGCTCCTCCGCACAACCCAAGTGGCAAGTCGGGGAGCAAGAGTTTGAGGCTCTCATGAGAATGCTGGACAACCTG GGCTACAGGACCGGCTACCCTTACCGCTGTCCGGCACTGCGGGACAAAGGTAAAAAGTACAGTGACGTGGAGAACGCTCACTCTGGTTATACTTACGGGGAGGACAGTGACTCGGGCGCGCGCTCCCCGCTGAAACACAGCTTCCAGCGCGGCCAGCATGACAAGACCCGCTGGCTCAATGCCGGCTCTCGGCCCGACGAGCCCTACGAGGACGGGCCTGACGGTGGCAGCCCCAAGTCCAAGCCTAAGGTGTGGACGAACATAACACACGATCACGTGAAACCCTTGCTGCAGTCTCTCTCGTCCGGTGTCTGCGTGCCAAGCTGTATAACCAACTGCTTG TGGACTAAAGAAGACGGAATGCGACAAGCTGCTGTCGCCAATCAGTTCATCCCGTTGAACACCAATCCCAAAGAAGTCCTGGAGATGAGGAATAAG aTCCGTGAGCAGAATCTGCAGGACATTAAGACTGCAGGACCTCAGTCTCAGGTTCTGTGTGTTGGATCGGTGGGGGATCGCAGCTTTCACCAG GACGTCCCTCTGTCTGACTGTACAGACGCTATTGACGGCCTTGATGCCCCAGAGGGGTCCTATAGTCCTGCTAGATCAATTAGAAAG GGGGAGCTAGTGACCGCATCCAAGGCCATCATTGAAAAGGAGTACCAACCCAAGGTGATTGTCAGCAAGCAGGGCCCCAACCCCTTCAACAAGCTCACTGACCAGGAGCTGGATGAGTATCGCAGGGAAGTGGAGCAGAAACAGAAAGGCACCGAAG CCTCAGATCCCACTCCTCTGCCCACTGCAACCGACGGAGGCCCTGAGCAGGGCCCCTCGACCCTGGACCTTGCAGATGAGGTCTTCTGTGACTCCCCCCACAAGGAGTTCCACTGTGCCGTGCTGCGAGCCCTCAGCAAGGAGCCAGTAGGGGCAGGTCATGCTCCAG ATCAAGAGCaaccagaggaggaggaggaggaggaggtgaaggcTAAAGACCCAAAGGCCGCCTCTACACCCCCCAGCACCCCAGTTCGAGCAGAGGAAG AGACCTTACCAGAGCCCACCTTTAAGGACGAGAGCGACGCCGCCACCCTGAGACAGACTCTGCCGGATTTGACCCCAGACGACCCTTCTGACGCTCCAGCACTTCCCGCTGAAGACTTCGCCCCCTCCCCAGCCCCCACAACCACTGAGCCCGCCCCTGCTGCAGAAGCCGCCGTTGATGGCGAGGAACCCGGCGACGCCGGCGagcaggagggggaggagtcTCCCAGCAAATCGCCttccaaaaagaagaagaagttccGTACACCTTCTTTcctgaagaagaacaagaagaaatcAGAGTCGTGA